A window from Fusobacterium sp. encodes these proteins:
- the folK gene encoding 2-amino-4-hydroxy-6-hydroxymethyldihydropteridine diphosphokinase: protein MDKIYINNLEFIAYHGVFPEEKKLGQKFLVSAEMTTSTREAGKTGNLKKSTHYGLVANDIGEIFTGKSIDLIETCAEDIAEMILSKYPLISEVKVTVKKPWAPLQMHFENVAVEITRKRHTVYLSIGSNMGDKKQNLLTAIEKIGLIKQTNVIKTSTIIETEPFGIKEQDDFLNACLEIKTLLYPHELLKELLGIEEEMGRKRIKKWGPRIIDIDMLLFDKEVIEDDDLAVPHPWMCDRSFVLEPLCEIAPNIIHPLEKKTIFNLKRILDEATDEKENEILS, encoded by the coding sequence CAACAACCTTGAATTTATAGCGTATCATGGAGTATTTCCTGAAGAGAAAAAACTAGGACAGAAGTTTTTAGTTTCAGCAGAAATGACAACATCAACAAGGGAAGCTGGAAAAACTGGTAATTTGAAAAAGTCTACACATTATGGACTTGTGGCTAATGATATAGGAGAAATATTTACTGGAAAAAGCATAGATTTAATTGAAACTTGTGCTGAAGATATAGCAGAGATGATATTAAGTAAATATCCTTTGATTTCTGAAGTAAAAGTGACAGTAAAGAAACCTTGGGCACCTTTGCAGATGCATTTTGAAAATGTAGCTGTAGAGATAACAAGAAAAAGGCATACAGTGTATCTTTCTATTGGATCTAATATGGGAGATAAAAAACAAAATCTTCTTACAGCCATAGAAAAAATAGGTTTAATAAAACAAACAAATGTAATCAAAACAAGCACAATTATCGAGACAGAGCCCTTTGGAATAAAGGAGCAGGATGATTTTCTTAATGCTTGTTTAGAAATAAAAACGTTATTATATCCTCATGAACTATTAAAAGAACTTTTAGGAATAGAAGAAGAAATGGGAAGAAAAAGAATAAAAAAATGGGGACCCAGAATTATTGATATAGATATGCTTCTTTTTGATAAAGAAGTAATAGAAGATGATGATTTGGCTGTACCCCATCCATGGATGTGTGATAGAAGTTTTGTGCTTGAACCACTGTGTGAAATAGCTCCAAATATAATTCATCCTTTAGAGAAAAAAACAATTTTTAATCTAAAAAGAATTTTAGATGAAGCTACAGACGAAAAAGAAAATGAAATATTAAGTTAA
- a CDS encoding IclR family transcriptional regulator — METLLHNPTERVTNILQIIAKNSGKLNFSSISKLTNMPKSTLSPILKTLVELEFLVLDPISQTYSVGLATFQVGQTYLENVNGLEIIKSHMRSIVAQCNETCQIGINHNNEVLYLTKVECSLPIKLMSSIGRNLPLYCTGLGRVLLCKYSEDEIRKLYSNGISQFTENTITDIEELLEIIKKAKINKFAEEFGEVTSDACCIAVPIMINNKINAAMGVSLPIFRTNQKGIIKIRNLLKEHSLLISKELENLNIKSII, encoded by the coding sequence ATGGAAACTTTATTACATAATCCTACAGAAAGAGTCACAAATATCTTACAAATTATAGCTAAAAATTCTGGAAAATTAAATTTTTCAAGTATTTCAAAATTGACTAATATGCCTAAAAGTACCTTATCTCCTATTTTAAAAACTTTAGTCGAACTTGAATTTTTAGTTTTAGATCCTATTTCTCAAACTTATTCTGTTGGTTTAGCTACTTTTCAAGTAGGACAGACTTATTTAGAAAATGTAAATGGTCTTGAAATTATAAAGTCTCATATGAGATCAATAGTTGCTCAATGTAATGAGACTTGTCAAATAGGAATAAATCATAATAATGAAGTTCTTTATTTGACAAAAGTAGAATGTTCTCTCCCTATAAAGTTAATGTCTTCTATAGGAAGAAATCTTCCTCTATATTGTACAGGACTTGGAAGAGTACTCCTTTGTAAGTATTCAGAAGATGAAATAAGAAAGTTATATTCTAATGGAATTAGTCAGTTTACAGAAAATACTATCACAGATATAGAGGAGTTACTCGAAATTATAAAAAAAGCTAAAATCAATAAATTTGCTGAAGAATTCGGAGAAGTTACCTCTGATGCATGCTGTATAGCTGTTCCCATAATGATAAATAATAAGATAAATGCTGCTATGGGAGTCAGTCTTCCAATTTTTAGAACTAATCAAAAAGGAATTATAAAAATAAGAAATCTTTTAAAGGAACATTCATTATTAATTTCAAAAGAATTAGAAAATTTAAATATAAAAAGTATTATTTAA